Proteins encoded by one window of Halomonas chromatireducens:
- the nadB gene encoding L-aspartate oxidase, protein MPRSEHDVLIVGGGVAGLTLALHAAGSRRVTLVRPASDDQSASRWAQGGIAAVLSPQDDFSAHIADTLVAGAGLCDEGAVRFTVEQGPSAIEWLLSLGVPFTRDPDPASLYPYHLTREGGHGARRIIHAEDATGRAVLDTLMANTLAHPDITIRDDLTAIGLLADSRGQCRGARCLASHGEATELLAADTILATGGASGLYRHTTSPNPASGEGMLMAAELGAELMNLEFQQFHPTCLYDPEGSPFLISEAVRGEGGHLLNAQGERFMPALDPRAELAPRDIVARAIDAEMQRTGSPHVWLDIRHLGEHAIRHHFPTIHSHCLGRGLDIPQQPIPVVPAAHYSCGGIATNLDGASTVPHLYAIGEAACTGLHGANRMASNSLLECLVFARSCAACLAETPPPLEAPLAEWQPGRQTVDLEQVRRWRLTMRDIMTHRVAIVRRDQGLEAAAHELGELSAEVGKMVAESVPSAPLASLWHALRLARMSVNAARNRRESRGLHFNPDCPQPARHPRPSRLHLSDLEQAGKDR, encoded by the coding sequence ATGCCCCGTAGCGAACATGACGTACTGATTGTCGGCGGTGGCGTTGCCGGCCTTACCCTGGCCTTGCACGCGGCCGGCAGCCGTCGCGTCACCCTGGTTCGTCCCGCAAGCGACGATCAGAGCGCCAGCCGCTGGGCACAAGGCGGCATTGCCGCCGTGCTTTCTCCCCAGGATGACTTCAGCGCTCATATTGCCGACACCCTGGTGGCAGGCGCCGGCCTGTGCGACGAAGGCGCCGTGCGCTTCACCGTCGAACAGGGACCAAGTGCTATCGAGTGGCTGCTTTCCCTTGGCGTGCCCTTTACCCGCGACCCGGATCCCGCCTCTCTCTATCCTTATCACCTTACAAGGGAAGGGGGACATGGGGCGCGACGCATCATCCATGCCGAGGATGCCACCGGGCGCGCGGTACTCGACACCTTGATGGCAAACACGCTGGCCCACCCCGACATCACGATACGAGACGACCTCACCGCCATCGGACTGCTGGCCGATAGCCGTGGTCAGTGCCGCGGCGCGCGCTGTCTGGCTAGCCATGGCGAGGCCACCGAACTGCTGGCGGCCGACACCATTCTGGCAACGGGAGGCGCCAGCGGCCTCTATCGGCATACCACCAGCCCCAACCCCGCCAGTGGCGAAGGCATGCTGATGGCCGCCGAACTTGGCGCCGAATTGATGAACCTGGAGTTCCAGCAGTTCCACCCCACCTGTCTCTACGATCCGGAAGGCAGCCCTTTCCTGATCAGCGAGGCGGTGAGAGGAGAAGGCGGTCACCTGCTGAATGCGCAAGGTGAACGCTTCATGCCTGCGCTCGACCCCCGCGCGGAGCTGGCCCCCCGGGATATCGTCGCCCGCGCCATCGACGCCGAAATGCAGCGCACCGGCTCCCCCCATGTCTGGCTAGACATACGCCACCTGGGGGAACACGCAATACGCCACCATTTTCCCACCATACACTCGCATTGCCTTGGTCGCGGCCTGGATATTCCTCAACAGCCGATACCGGTGGTGCCTGCCGCTCACTATAGCTGTGGCGGGATCGCCACCAACCTGGATGGTGCCTCTACCGTCCCGCACCTCTACGCCATCGGTGAAGCAGCATGCACCGGGTTGCATGGCGCCAATCGCATGGCCAGCAATTCACTGCTGGAGTGCCTGGTATTCGCTCGCAGCTGCGCGGCATGCCTGGCTGAAACTCCACCACCGCTAGAGGCGCCGCTGGCGGAGTGGCAACCGGGCCGGCAGACCGTCGATCTCGAGCAGGTTCGTCGATGGCGTTTGACCATGCGCGATATCATGACCCATCGCGTTGCCATCGTGCGACGGGACCAGGGCCTTGAGGCCGCGGCGCACGAGCTTGGCGAATTGAGTGCCGAGGTGGGAAAAATGGTGGCCGAGTCAGTACCGAGCGCGCCTCTTGCCAGCCTGTGGCATGCGCTGAGGCTGGCCAGAATGAGCGTGAACGCTGCCAGAAACCGCCGCGAGTCTCGCGGCCTGCACTTCAATCCCGACTGTCCACAACCAGCCCGGCACCCACGGCCTTCCCGCCTGCATCTCAGCGATCTGGAGCAGGCGGGAAAAGACCGCTAA
- a CDS encoding succinate dehydrogenase assembly factor 2 — translation MTTPEAAALRKQLYWHSRRGMWELDLLLIPFLEHCFDHLDAEDQKAYRLLIEGEDQDLFAWLMRREQPEDPAFHRIVRLIQEHAENADNDPRRPV, via the coding sequence GTGACAACCCCTGAAGCGGCGGCCCTGCGCAAGCAGCTCTACTGGCACTCCCGTCGCGGCATGTGGGAGCTGGACCTGCTGTTGATTCCCTTTCTCGAGCACTGTTTCGATCACCTGGACGCAGAGGACCAGAAGGCCTACCGGCTGCTGATCGAAGGCGAGGATCAGGATCTGTTCGCCTGGCTGATGCGGCGCGAGCAGCCGGAAGATCCCGCCTTTCATCGAATTGTGCGGCTGATTCAGGAACATGCCGAGAACGCCGATAACGATCCGCGTCGTCCCGTCTAG
- the uvrY gene encoding UvrY/SirA/GacA family response regulator transcription factor translates to MIKVLIVDDHHLVRTSLARLLDEEEDIDVVGEAASGEEAITLSRKLDPDVVLMDLRMPGIGGLEATRKIMRNSADIRVLALTGFMEDNFAQRLLEAGAGGFISKDTQVPDMVDAIRSVFAGHRYISPDIAQRLVLSRFDSEENPFDQLSQRELQVAMMIVNCQRVSEISDRLFLSPKTVNTYRYRIFEKLGVQTDVELTHLGLKHGLVDGFDTVN, encoded by the coding sequence TTGATCAAGGTTCTCATTGTCGATGACCACCATCTGGTTCGTACCAGTCTCGCTCGCCTGCTGGATGAGGAGGAGGACATCGACGTTGTCGGAGAAGCTGCCAGCGGCGAGGAGGCTATCACGCTGAGCCGCAAGCTCGACCCGGACGTGGTGCTGATGGATCTGCGCATGCCGGGAATTGGCGGACTCGAAGCGACGCGCAAGATCATGCGTAACAGCGCTGATATCCGCGTCCTGGCCCTGACCGGCTTCATGGAAGACAACTTCGCCCAGCGTCTGCTCGAGGCAGGAGCCGGGGGCTTTATCAGCAAGGATACCCAGGTACCGGATATGGTCGATGCCATCCGCAGCGTATTTGCCGGCCACCGCTATATCAGCCCGGACATCGCTCAACGCCTGGTGTTGTCACGCTTCGACTCGGAAGAGAACCCCTTCGATCAGCTCTCTCAGCGCGAGCTGCAGGTGGCGATGATGATCGTCAACTGCCAACGAGTCTCGGAAATATCGGATCGGCTCTTCCTCAGCCCGAAAACCGTCAACACCTATCGCTACCGAATCTTTGAAAAGCTGGGCGTGCAGACCGACGTCGAACTCACCCACCTGGGCCTGAAACATGGTCTGGTCGATGGGTTCGATACCGTCAACTGA
- the pgsA gene encoding CDP-diacylglycerol--glycerol-3-phosphate 3-phosphatidyltransferase, protein MNIPNILTLARIAFIPLLVVFFYLPFSWSMPVGAGLFALAAVTDWLDGYLARRWDQATPFGAFLDPVADKLMVAVALALLIERFDSMWLTLPALVIIGREIVISALREWMAEMGKRGSVAVSWLGKVKTTLQMVALLLLLAFPPGTQLALLGIATLYVAAILTLWSMVLYLRSAWPHLSRSM, encoded by the coding sequence ATGAACATCCCCAACATCCTGACGCTGGCTAGAATCGCCTTCATCCCGCTGCTGGTGGTGTTCTTCTATCTACCCTTCTCCTGGAGCATGCCGGTTGGCGCCGGCCTTTTTGCCCTGGCCGCGGTAACGGACTGGCTTGATGGCTATCTGGCACGCCGCTGGGACCAGGCCACTCCCTTCGGTGCCTTCCTCGACCCGGTGGCTGACAAGCTGATGGTCGCCGTTGCCCTCGCCCTGCTGATCGAACGCTTCGACAGCATGTGGTTGACGCTGCCGGCACTGGTGATCATCGGTCGCGAGATCGTGATCTCGGCGCTGCGGGAGTGGATGGCCGAAATGGGTAAGCGCGGCAGCGTCGCTGTCTCCTGGCTGGGCAAGGTCAAGACCACCCTGCAGATGGTCGCCCTTCTGCTGCTGTTGGCTTTTCCGCCGGGCACCCAGCTCGCCCTTCTCGGCATTGCCACGCTCTACGTCGCCGCCATCCTGACCCTCTGGTCCATGGTGCTTTACCTGCGTTCCGCCTGGCCCCACCTGAGCCGATCCATGTAG
- the uvrC gene encoding excinuclease ABC subunit UvrC, with protein MTFDSRQFLAHLTQAPGIYRMLDEQGETLYVGKAKRLKARLSSYFRGTLNAKTQAMVGRIADVQVTVTRSEIEALLLEQTLIKELRPPYNILLRDDKSYPFVFVTDRHPYPALEYKRARRRHEDGRYLGPYPSSGAVRESLSLMQKIFRIRNCEDSVFAHRTRPCLQYQIQRCSAPCVGYISEADYRRDLEHAVMCLEGRSEQVTGELSEAMEAASRELAFEDAARLRDQVQHLRQLQQRQFVDTGGGDADVFALAEREDSLCISVLAVRQGRLLGARHHKPGNSLGLATSDLLAEFVSQYYLGQGREIPREVITSLALADADILESGLSARAERRVRLTHSVRGHRQQWLELARTNAEQQLAGQLASQAQLTHRFDALRDALALSQVPQRLECFDISHSHGEATVASCVVFDQNGPRKSDYRRFNIDGVAAGDDYAAMRQALSRRFRRLAEGEGVTPDILLVDGGKGQLNQAREVLSELGLEHILLLGVAKGHTRRAGLETLFVETVDRTLDLDGTSPALHLIQNVRDEAHRFAITGHRSRRDKTRRSSTLEDIEGIGPKRRRELLRFFGGLQGVKQASREELARVPGISASLADTIHRSLHG; from the coding sequence ATGACTTTCGACTCTCGACAGTTTCTCGCCCACCTGACCCAGGCACCGGGCATCTATCGCATGCTCGACGAGCAAGGCGAAACCCTCTACGTCGGCAAGGCCAAGCGGCTGAAGGCCCGCTTGTCGAGTTACTTTCGTGGCACCCTCAACGCCAAGACACAGGCCATGGTCGGTCGTATCGCGGACGTTCAGGTCACCGTGACCCGCAGCGAGATCGAGGCGCTACTGCTTGAGCAGACCCTGATCAAGGAGCTGCGTCCGCCCTACAACATCCTGCTTCGCGACGACAAGTCCTATCCCTTCGTCTTCGTCACCGACCGCCACCCCTACCCGGCGCTTGAGTACAAGCGGGCCAGGCGGCGCCACGAGGACGGCCGCTATCTCGGACCCTACCCCAGCAGCGGCGCGGTACGCGAAAGCCTGTCGCTGATGCAGAAGATCTTTCGCATTCGCAACTGCGAGGACAGCGTCTTCGCGCACCGCACCCGACCCTGCCTGCAGTATCAGATCCAACGCTGCAGCGCCCCCTGTGTCGGCTATATCAGCGAGGCAGACTATCGACGCGACCTGGAGCACGCCGTGATGTGCCTGGAAGGTCGCAGTGAACAAGTCACCGGCGAGCTGAGCGAGGCCATGGAGGCTGCCAGCCGGGAGCTGGCCTTCGAGGACGCCGCCCGCCTGCGCGACCAGGTACAGCATCTACGCCAGCTCCAGCAGCGCCAGTTCGTCGACACCGGGGGCGGCGACGCCGACGTCTTCGCCTTGGCGGAACGCGAGGACTCGCTGTGCATCTCCGTGCTGGCGGTGCGTCAGGGGCGCCTGCTGGGTGCCCGCCACCACAAGCCCGGCAACAGCCTGGGCCTGGCGACATCCGACCTGCTGGCCGAATTCGTCAGCCAGTACTATCTCGGCCAGGGCAGGGAAATCCCCCGGGAGGTGATCACCAGCCTGGCGCTTGCCGATGCCGATATCCTGGAAAGTGGCCTTTCGGCTCGCGCCGAGCGCCGAGTTCGCCTGACACACAGCGTACGCGGCCATCGCCAGCAATGGCTCGAACTCGCTCGCACCAACGCCGAGCAGCAATTGGCTGGCCAATTGGCCAGCCAGGCCCAGCTGACCCACCGCTTCGATGCGCTGCGTGATGCCCTGGCGCTGTCCCAGGTGCCGCAGCGGCTGGAGTGCTTCGACATCAGCCACAGCCATGGCGAGGCCACCGTGGCCTCCTGCGTGGTATTCGACCAGAATGGGCCACGCAAATCGGACTACCGGCGTTTCAATATCGACGGCGTAGCAGCCGGTGACGACTATGCCGCCATGCGCCAGGCCCTGAGCCGCCGCTTTCGCAGACTCGCCGAGGGAGAGGGTGTGACGCCGGATATCCTGCTGGTGGATGGCGGCAAGGGCCAGCTGAATCAGGCCCGCGAGGTGCTGTCCGAGCTGGGACTCGAGCATATCCTGCTGCTGGGGGTAGCCAAGGGCCACACTCGCCGTGCCGGCCTGGAAACCCTGTTCGTGGAAACTGTCGATCGCACCCTCGACCTGGACGGAACCTCACCGGCCCTGCACCTTATTCAAAATGTCCGTGATGAAGCCCATCGGTTTGCCATAACAGGGCATCGCAGCCGGCGCGACAAGACAAGACGCAGCTCCACACTGGAAGATATCGAAGGCATCGGCCCCAAGCGCCGACGGGAACTGCTGCGGTTCTTTGGCGGCTTGCAGGGCGTAAAGCAGGCCAGCCGGGAGGAGCTGGCCAGGGTCCCCGGGATCAGCGCCTCCCTCGCAGACACGATTCATCGATCGCTGCATGGATGA
- a CDS encoding integration host factor subunit beta encodes MTKSELIEQIAMHQPELSIKEVESAVRLILDDITDTLAEGGRVEIRGFGSFSLHYREPRVGRNPKTGEPVALEGKFVPHFKPGKELREQVNASRALGY; translated from the coding sequence ATGACCAAATCCGAATTGATCGAGCAGATTGCAATGCATCAACCGGAGCTTTCGATCAAGGAAGTCGAATCTGCGGTTCGCCTGATCCTCGATGACATCACCGACACCCTGGCAGAGGGCGGGCGCGTGGAAATTCGTGGGTTCGGCAGCTTTTCGCTGCACTATCGCGAGCCACGAGTCGGCCGCAACCCCAAGACTGGCGAGCCAGTCGCGCTCGAGGGCAAGTTCGTGCCACACTTTAAACCGGGCAAGGAGCTTCGCGAGCAGGTCAATGCCAGCCGCGCCCTCGGCTACTAA